From the genome of Hydrogenobacter hydrogenophilus:
ATAGACCCTGAAAATACATACAGGCTCCTTGGCTACTCAAGGAACGCCATGCCAAAGATAGACCTAAAAGGGGAAGAGCTTAAGGCTCTTATGAAATTCATGGAGGTGCTTAAGGATGGCTGGATGGATTGAGATGGTATCCCAGATAAGAAGACCCCACTTAGGTGAAGATGTGTCGGTTTTGGTTTTCAGAGCCTTCAGGGTGTTTATGGGTATCTACCTGGACGATGTCTTGGGACACAAAGGTGCTATAACCCTCTTTCAAAACGCAGGAAGGGAGCTGGGTAAAGAGGTGGGGGAGAAACTTAAGGAAGAAAGCCTTGAAGCTTACCTTGGAAAGGTCATAGACTTTGTGAAGGATGCGAGGATAGGTATTCTTGTACCAGTGGATGTAAACAGGGAAAGGCTTGTGGTTGCTCTTGACGAATGTATAACCTGTGCGGGAATGCCTAACATAGGCAAAAGGATATGTCATTTTGAGGCGGGTTTTGTAGCTGGGATTGTGGAAACCTATACCAACAAAAAGGTGAGGGCATACGAGACCAAGTGCAACGCTCATGGCGAGAACATATGTGAGGTTGTTGTGGAGCTGAACTATGCTTAGAATGACTGAGTATATAAGGGAAACCCTTGAAGGGAAAAAACCGAAAGCCTTTGAAGGTGTCATACTCATATGGAACCTTACCAACAGATGCAATCTTTACTGCAAACACTGTTATTCCTTTGCTAACAAAGATAGAGAGGAACTTACAAGGGAGGAAGCGTCAAACTTTGTACACAAACTCCCTACCCTTGGAGTTAAGTATGCCATACTCTCCGGCGGTGAGCCTCTTTTAAGGGAAGACATCTTTTATGTGGCTAAACTGTTAAAGGAAAAGGGTATAAGAACTTACCTTTCTACCAATGGATTGCTTGTGAAAGACCATCTAAAAGACATAAAGGAAAGTTTTGATTATGTGGGTATAAGCTTAGATGGAAGACCTGAGGTGCATGATTCCTTTAGAGGCAGAAAGTCTTCCTTTTACCTCTCCCTTGATGCCATAAGAGAGTGCTTGAAGGAAGGCATAAAGGTGGGATTAAGGTTTACCCTCACACCCATAACCGCAGGTAGCCTGCCCTTTATATTTGAGCTTGCAGAAAGGGAAGGTATACCTAAGGTCTATGTATCCCATCTTGTGTATTCCGGTAGAGCAAGGAGGCTTTCCGACCTTGAGAAAGAAGACTACAGAAAGTGGGTGGGATTCATAGTGGATAAGGCTTTTGAGTATGTACAGAAGAAGGTCCCTATAGATATAGTCACAGGTAACAACGAGGCAGATGCAGTAGTCCTTTACAGAGAGTTTACCAGGAGATACCCAGACCTTGCAAAAGACCTCTACGAAAGGCTTACGCTTTGGGGTGGAAATCAAGCAGGTGTTAGACTGATGAACATAAACCACCGAGGAGATGTAAAGCCGGATCCCTTTTTCTTCCACAGCGTGGGGAACATAAGGGAAGAGGATCCCGTAAAGATATGGCAAAGGAACGCTCTTTTGAGCTTTCTCAGAGAAAGACCGAGAAGACTAAAGGGCAAGTGCGATAACTGTCCTTACCTTGAGATATGCAACGGGAACTCAAGGGCAAGGGCGTATGCAGTTTTTGGCGATTATGCACAGGAGGATCCTGCATGCTACCTTTGATAGTTTTATTCCTGTTTGTGAGCCTCTCCTTTGGAGAAAAACTCTATGTGGTAGAGCGAGAAAGGGGAGCTATAGCAGTCATAGAGGATGACAGACTCGTTGGAGAGATAGGAGAGCTTGGTAATCTGAATCACGCCACGGTAAAGCTGTGGAAGGGTTTTGCCTTCGTGATAAGCAGAGATGGGTATCTTTCAAAAGTAGATACCCACAAAGACCTATTACTGAAGAAAGTAAAGGTGGGTAATAGCTCAATAGGTTTTGACTTTATAGAAAACGCTGTGGTAGTGGCTAACTACGATCCGGACACGGTAGTCGTGCTTGATGAAGACCTAAAGGTAATCAAGACCATAAAGACAGGTTCAAGGAATGTGGGGATAAAAGGACACAGTAGAGCCTTTGTGTTCTCGCTCATGGATAAAGATGAAGTGTGGCTCGTAGAAGATGGAAACATAATAAAGTTTCGCGTAGAGGGTATGCCCTTTGATGC
Proteins encoded in this window:
- a CDS encoding radical SAM/SPASM domain-containing protein, translating into MLRMTEYIRETLEGKKPKAFEGVILIWNLTNRCNLYCKHCYSFANKDREELTREEASNFVHKLPTLGVKYAILSGGEPLLREDIFYVAKLLKEKGIRTYLSTNGLLVKDHLKDIKESFDYVGISLDGRPEVHDSFRGRKSSFYLSLDAIRECLKEGIKVGLRFTLTPITAGSLPFIFELAEREGIPKVYVSHLVYSGRARRLSDLEKEDYRKWVGFIVDKAFEYVQKKVPIDIVTGNNEADAVVLYREFTRRYPDLAKDLYERLTLWGGNQAGVRLMNINHRGDVKPDPFFFHSVGNIREEDPVKIWQRNALLSFLRERPRRLKGKCDNCPYLEICNGNSRARAYAVFGDYAQEDPACYL
- a CDS encoding V4R domain-containing protein; its protein translation is MAGWIEMVSQIRRPHLGEDVSVLVFRAFRVFMGIYLDDVLGHKGAITLFQNAGRELGKEVGEKLKEESLEAYLGKVIDFVKDARIGILVPVDVNRERLVVALDECITCAGMPNIGKRICHFEAGFVAGIVETYTNKKVRAYETKCNAHGENICEVVVELNYA